Genomic segment of Arachis hypogaea cultivar Tifrunner chromosome 16, arahy.Tifrunner.gnm2.J5K5, whole genome shotgun sequence:
TGTTCAGTTCTTCCCGTAATTCCAGCTCGGAAGCCTGAGCGGAGAAGAGGCGCTGCAGAAACTCCGCGAAGACGAGAGTCAAATCGAGGGTGGCGACCACGTCCTTGGCAAAAACCTGCCAGAGTTGGAGGAAGAAATTGGCGGCAACTTTGAAGGCTTCCATTGCAAGGTGACGGCCAAGGGCGGTGGTACGGTCGCAGGAGGCAGCAATCTGGCTGTAGATGGCTCCGAGGTTGAAGACAACAGCGGCCTTCTCCAATTGGATGGCGCTGCGCTGTGAGGAGACCCCATCCTGATGGTCAGGGTTGAAGGCGTCGTACCAGACAAAGAGAATGGGGTCGGCGTCGGAGGAGAGAGAGGTGAAGAGTGACTCAACCATGGAAAGGCATTTGAAGTAGTGGAGGAGGCAGTCACGTTGCATGGGAAGGGAGAGGTCCGCTCTAGGCTCCACCATGTCCCGGCGGCATTTGTTTAGGGTTTGGAGAACGCTTTCAACTTTTTGTGCATCGCTCTCGGAGTATTTTGAGGCTACCAACTTACGTAACGGCAGGTACAGCTCCACCGGATCAGTCTTCTTCAGTGGGATTGACAGCACCCGATCATTGTTGTTCATGGCGGCGTCGAATTATGATACGATTAGGAATCACTGAAATGGAATTGGATATGGATATGCAAATTCCGCACCCCTCCCGTCCCCCTTTTAACTTTGCCGCATAAAAAAGTGCCTTGTGTTTAGCGTATTTATCTCTTCTAATAAGTTGTTAAGGAGACCTAACCTCCCTCAAATCTGATGAGTGTTGACAAATCAAGTTTGGAATTTAAAGCAAAGTATTAAGGATAAATGATAGGTCGATAATCAATTCCTCTGCATTTCCCCCGTTTTCATTCCATAATCCTTCTGCAGTAAGGTCGTCTgtaaaaaacaaagaaagcagGGATACAATCTAGAGTTTACAGATGTCAATGCTTCTAAATTATATGCACCATGACCACAAATTGCAGTAATAGAGGTACTGATTTAGAAACGCAAGGCTTGGATTCGTGTGGCATTGGTTGTTCAAATGCAATGATTTCTAGTTTTCTACAGAGAATAAGTAATCTTCTGAAGTGGATAAGCAGTTGAGCAAGTATCAATGCCATGAAGCTTGCAAGGATGTTGTCCCGATTCATCAAGTTAGTGAAAATCTAATAAATATCTTCATTCTTCACTCAATTCTATTCTTTACCAAATAAATTTTTGGAAGTGTCACATCCCACAGCATCTATAAAAAGATAcatttgaaaaaccaaaagctcATGAgctttcatcattttttttttttttgtgttttataaGTCAAAAGTATTCAAAGAATATGGTAACCTTTTGTTGAGTACTTTAGTCTCTGTTTTATTTTCTTAGTTTTCTACTGTAATAAGATTTACGTTTAATGTGTCGAgctctcttttttaaaaaaaaaacaaaaaaaacaaaaaaacaaaaaaacagaaaaacaaaaaaaaacaaaaaccttctcttagtttaaattaaaaacttaccTATTTAAATTAGAACATATTCTCTGacccaaaaatgaaaaaaaaaaaataaaacacgattaaatattttatgatatatcttGTAAAAAATAAGTGTCCTATGAGTGGAGTCTTTTCATTAGAAAATATTAACGtattcaaaatttcaattatttttttttttgtgtcaaaattttcaattatctGAACTTATTATAGACCTGATGTAAAAACTTTGTCGTCATATATTATATGTGTTTCAATTCCAAAATTCCCCAACAAAATTCTAGCTTTTTGTCTTATTCTTATTGGCCGGAATATTCTGTGTACCCAATCAAAATCCAAGATAGTCAACCAAATCATACATAGGTAACATAATAACATCTTGTATTCTATTTATTAAATTAGATTAAAGGTCTGATTAAGAGTTCAAATGGAAAAATTAACTCTTGCATCATCTTATTCACAAAATTGAGCATCGTCAGCTAAGAGAGAACCGAATTACTGAGTTGGTAGATCCGTAAAAGAGTTTTAAAATTACAAGTAAGAAGACAGCCCTAGCTCAATTGATAAAACCATATGCTTTTTAATATGCTGCACCTAGGTTCAAATCTTGGTGAATGTGCCAAGTGTTGAATATGAGCCTTTTAGTGTTGTATGGGTGTGTGTAGCGTGAGTGTGTTGTGATACCTAAGATTGGAGGTTATCCAATCTATCtgaccacaaaaaaaaaataggtaaGACGGCCTTACTAAAAGACTATTGTCTAGGAACTGCAGTGAAAAATGAAAACCCTAATACTGCAAGTAGAGCAAGAAGTTCTACAAGAATGTGAGCCGGATGCTCAATGATTACTGGCATTTCCAGATTATTATTTACCGCCACGTGTCTAGAAGGAATCAACTCGATATTCCAAAAGGGGCGAGCCATAGCCAAAAGATCGCGTCTAGAAGAAGAGGCACCATAGCCTTGCACCCACAAGTACCTAAGATAAGGCGCATTGCAGCAATGGCTAGTGCACGCTCACTGAAAAAGGAACAGCCTCTCATTTCGGGTTTCTGGAGAttcggacagccctctatcagaCTGTCCGACATAGCCAAGTAACATCCATCTGACATTTTGGCTGTATTGCCCAATGTAGCCAGCGACGCTGGTCGGTAAAACCCCGGGTTGGAGAAAAAGAGCAAATCTTCTAAAGCTTGGTTTACTTGTATAGTTTCATGTTACACAAATGCTTAAACCTAGTGTCAATATGATTGCTTGCTACACAAGGTCATGTATTTGGTCCTAGTTTATGGTATCTTTTGCTAGGTTTAGTAAGGTTTGCAATTTCCATGCACTACTTAAACAAATAAATCAGAAATAGACACAATAGATTGTGTTAATAAAGACAAGCATATAACATAGCGTGTGAAAGAGTAGTGACCACTTTTCTATAAATTTTAGATAGAAATGGCCCACCGTGCAATTTGTACATCGAGGGCCATAAATATTGCACTAAAACTTTTCCTCCATCAAGGGTTTATTCTGTCCAATCCATTTCTATATTGTTTTGCTTGTTTTATCACTCTCGATATATTGAGAATGACTAATAAATGAGTTTAAGTATAGACCACCATTTACAAAGACATGCTTCTTAGATTTTGAGTGTTTcagtcaaaaaaagaaaaaaaatctcaaTCCTGTGAAAACTAAAAGCAGTATGATTACCAATTGAATCATTTTACACAGTTttcaaagaatttaattttgattgtcTAATAGTATGAAATATTTTTCACAAATCACAGTCatctaattttatctatttttcaaggATCAAGATCCTCCAAGGTAAAAAATTAGTAAAGTGGTAAAATGAAGAGTTAATCACTCTTAAATTAAGATAGTATGGTACACATTTCATGAAGTTACAAAATCAACGGTGATTAACCCCTAACTTTACTACTTTATCAATTTTCTCACTTTAAAGGatataaatttgttttttaataactatttatgtgaaaaatagttatttttactaatgtaatatgaaaatcaaatccttttccaAAATATTAAAGGAAGAAATAAATGGCAACAATGTTTTTTAATCTTATAAAATAACCAATTCTTACTTGGTAGTTAGAAAGATAAATCATTTCCCAATTACCCCCATAAGAATTTAAGTGAAAAGCAAACATGGAGATTACAAATTAGTCTTATAaacaattcaaaaattcaaacaacTCAAACATGGGAAGAGAGCTTGTGCTCGTGAATTTACTGCCCTTAATTGGGGAGGGTAGTTATTGTTATGAGTACTAAAAAagacaaaataatttatattcgtagctaattacaaaaataaccttGATTTATGTAGGTTAGCACACAAATCAGACAAAGTGGTCCTAACACTTGTCTTGAGCTAAAGGTTAAGATGGCagattaattaaattattgataGGGACTACTAAGGAAAATTCCCAGAAAAGATGGTGCAATGTGAAGGCATGTTTTAGCGAGAAAAAGGTAAATCTGACTTCTAACATACGGCACTtgcaaataattgaaaaagcattCTATACCACTGTGGTTTCAAAGAATACAAAGTGGTAAAATTTGGATACAAGACATAAACACAGTCATTAACTGCAAGTGATATAGCTTACCACTAATATGTGATAATAGTAATATATCAAAACTAAAAACATCACTTATGAAATTGGAATCTAAGAAAATGATTGAGTGGAGAAAATCAAAAGGGGCAAAAATGGGAAAGCTCAACATATCATTCCAATCTCAATTTCAAAAACATCACTAGTGCAGGActctatattgtgacatttaaGGTATTAAGGCTAAATACACTGCCAAGGTTGTTTAACCTATGTATACGGGCTCCCCGAATTTTCTAACCTGATTGATTGCGACTTGATTTATGATGTCGTCTCTCTTTCCTATATCTTGATTGTTCAGGATCGAAACCACCTTCCTGTGCTCCATAGACAGCCCATGAAGGTGTAGCAGTCATGTAATCTGTGCTGTCAAAAGTTCTTCCAGACGCCACCTGATTTTAAATGAagtttcataaataaaataacaactcaaAGTCGGTTCAGCATAGCAGGAAAGCCAGGAAAACAGACACCTACCAGGTCATGAAATTTATCGTAGTCTATCCATGTATACCACTTGTCATCAATCTTGAACTTCTTAGTCTTTGCTAAGAGAACACAACATGAATGAGCATGTTCACAAGCAACTTCATACTCCCCTTGGCTTTTCAGAGCAAGGGCCTCTGAAAAAGCTTTCACATCAGCATGCCAAGGCACATTTTCCATCGTCAATTTTGATGTGGCAGAGCTGCAAAAGAAAATCAAGAGATAATTGTCACTGAATGGTGCTTTTGACAAACGAGAAGATATCTTGAGCAAAGAGGGTGCACAGAAGAGAAGGAAGAAGCATACGAGCCACAATATGTAACTCCCTTGATTTCAACAAAGTCAGGTTCTCCAATACTAAAGAGCTTGTAATAAGCATCAACATCTTCAGTGTTCCAACCTTTCACCAATGTCAAGCGGTATACAGTTCTTTGATGTTTTTCCTTCAGGGCTGTCAAGGAATCCTGGCACATAATAGACCAGTTGATCAAGAGAACATAGAATATATCAAATGGCAACATAAAATAAACTGATATAGGATAAAGGACCATATACTAAGGATCCTCAATTTGAATCCAAACCAGAGCTTGGCAACATCAGGCAGGAAAACTACATCTCTATAAAACTGTAAGTGAAATTACACATTTCACATCCTATGCTTATTGTTATTGATTACTGTGATGATTTGTTATCAGAATATAATTTCACACAGTTTTTCACTGTCAATTAAAATGGACTCACAATGAATCGTTCCCAGAAATCTCCAAAGAGTGGCCTATCAATTGCCTTCAAGGAGTCTTTTGTTGCAGCATCTACACTGACATATAACTGCAAGacacaaacaagaaaattaaGTTTGGCTCGTATACAAGCATGTTTTAAGATGTGAAACTCTGGAAGCTACACAAAACCTGGGTGAGAGGCTTCATTGACTTTATTTTATCTGGAAACTGTGCATTTGTCACCAGAAAAGTGGAAATTCTCCTTTTGTGCAGTTCATCCACAAGTGTATTTATCTCTGGATACATAATAGGTTCCCCAACAAGAGATAATGCACAATGTCGTGGTGTAAGACCTTCGTTTAGTCGCTCCAGGGTAACTCCTACGATAAAGTTAGAGTGGATCAATTAAAGTGATGACAAAGATATTGATTATCCCACCACAACAGCACACATGCATATATTTGGAGGTGAGTCCTAAAACTGAAGTCATTACATGCATAAAAGTGCAACCCCTAGCAAAATATTGAAATAGGAAACTTTTTTGTCAGCTCTATTGTCTAACTGTGTGGGTTCATCAATCAGCAACATAGCTTCATACTATGAAATTAtcaagcataaaaacataaatttacCAGGAACTCCTTTCATTTGTTTAATCATATTTGAATGCATCTCTATTGCAGAATTTACAATCTCTATTGGATCATCCATCTTCCATTGCCAACTTTTTCCCACTGGATTTGTGTGATGTCTCCAACAAAAAACACATTTATTTGCACAGGCCAGGCTAGGGGTTGCCTCCATGCACctattcattcaaaaaaaaaaaaagggggaaaaccAAAAGCAAATGTTTAGTGAAAATGATTCCAAAATACCAATGACTGGATAATAAAATTAAGGCTACTACAGTATGCCAAAGTAACAATAATATACCACATGTTTTTCttccatatatttatttattaccttctcttccttttctgttaatttttttaaaattattgatacACTACAATGTGATGAGATTTACTCTTACATTACAGAGTGCAGTATTATAAAAACTATGAAGGTCAGGCATAATGAAACTAACGTAGTGAATAAATATCTATAGTTGCCAtctaaaagaaatctaaaagttGTAGCACCTCAAGCATAATGAAACTAACAGTAcctaaaacaaataaaagagcaCAGTAAGGCAAGTTACTTTACCTATGGCTCTCAATACCATAGAATGAATGCTTGTAGCAACCACCCCGTCCTCGAAGCTGTGACTTGGTCCATCTACAAATCTTAACACCGCTATGCGAACCAATAATTTTATACCCCTGCAAATTGACAGTGAACATCAATAAACCAATATATGAAACTCTAAAGTCTAATATGCTTGCTTCTCTAAACCAATAATTTGCAAATAGCAAATTTCTGCACGGCATTATATCCATAGATGTCATTATATAAAGCACAACCTAATGGTTTTTAGATCACATTCCGCAATTTTTAGCAATTGTAGTAGTTACAATACCATAGCAACACCAACTGTATCTGCAATTTGAAACCAATACTATTACAATGATGATATTATACCTGCTTCTCTAAATTAGCTCTAATAACTGGAGTCACCATTTCCCTTTGGCCATTCACTTTTCCATTTCCATTACCATTACTCTCAGCTGCCGCTGCCGTCTTCTTCCTTGGTGGCACCTTCCCAGCAATGTCCTCAAGATCAACAATTTCCTCTTCCTCCAAATCACtctctccttcagattcctcctCAGAATCATAAACCCCACACTCCAAATTACCATTAACCCCATTTTCCAAAACCTTGCCTTTCAAAAAACCAACAACCTTCTCACACCACTtctcaaaatccaaatccaattCACCACCATCAACATCACCTTCCCCTAAAGGCACAACCTCACTCCCACCCAAATCCCTAATCTGCTTCACAAAACCCTTAGCCACCGCATTGAACCTCTCTCCATAAGCTCTACTCCCCACACCAAACACCCCGAACCTACAACCCTTCAGAAGCAACGCCCCAACCCTAAAATCCTTCACGCTCTCCGCGAGCCACGTGGCAAAAAACCGTGCTCCAGAAGGTGGATTCCCATCTTCCCAAGTCGAAGCAACGATGAGAACTAGGGTTTCTTTCGGTAAGTCTTCGGGCTCGTAGCTCTGAGCATCTACGAGGTCGAAAACGACGCCCTTTGAGGCTAAGAGATTGTGGAGGCGCTGTGCTAGGTTTTTGGAAGTTCCGGTTTGTGAAACGAATAGGATTTTGCCACGTGTAGTGTGTTTTGAAGAGAGAGTGAGGGTTTTGAGGTGGCGCAAGCGGCGAGACTTGTAGAGGAAGTAGAAGGTTGTGGCGGAGAAGAGAGCGAGTAGCGTCACACGCGCTGGGAAAGAAGACAATGCAGAGGGCATTTTAGGTATTTCCTTTTTCTCTTGCAGCACTGAAACAAAGGAATGGGGAAGAAGACGACGACGTCATAAACGAATCGTATGATTAATGGGCTTTAATTTAAACATGATAGCCCAATACATTATGGGCTCCTCTTTAATGGGCTCATTGCTTTTTGGGACTTGTGTTTTGGGCTCAGTTTAccataaacaaaatcaaataccaacaaaaaaaattctgtcaaaaagaaaaaaaattaaattaaattaccaTGAGATTATTTGTTCCTATAAATCTACTTCCTCTTTGTTAGTGtccaattttattttcttaatataaatttctttatatattaattattttcctttaagaaaatatcataaaataatcTTATGGTTTATAAGATTTAAACTGGCTTACAAATTGGTATAC
This window contains:
- the LOC140179754 gene encoding S-adenosyl-L-methionine-dependent tRNA 4-demethylwyosine synthase-like, with amino-acid sequence MPSALSSFPARVTLLALFSATTFYFLYKSRRLRHLKTLTLSSKHTTRGKILFVSQTGTSKNLAQRLHNLLASKGVVFDLVDAQSYEPEDLPKETLVLIVASTWEDGNPPSGARFFATWLAESVKDFRVGALLLKGCRFGVFGVGSRAYGERFNAVAKGFVKQIRDLGGSEVVPLGEGDVDGGELDLDFEKWCEKVVGFLKGKVLENGVNGNLECGVYDSEEESEGESDLEEEEIVDLEDIAGKVPPRKKTAAAAESNGNGNGKVNGQREMVTPVIRANLEKQGYKIIGSHSGVKICRWTKSQLRGRGGCYKHSFYGIESHRCMEATPSLACANKCVFCWRHHTNPVGKSWQWKMDDPIEIVNSAIEMHSNMIKQMKGVPGVTLERLNEGLTPRHCALSLVGEPIMYPEINTLVDELHKRRISTFLVTNAQFPDKIKSMKPLTQLYVSVDAATKDSLKAIDRPLFGDFWERFIDSLTALKEKHQRTVYRLTLVKGWNTEDVDAYYKLFSIGEPDFVEIKGVTYCGSSATSKLTMENVPWHADVKAFSEALALKSQGEYEVACEHAHSCCVLLAKTKKFKIDDKWYTWIDYDKFHDLVASGRTFDSTDYMTATPSWAVYGAQEGGFDPEQSRYRKERRHHKSSRNQSG